The Micromonospora sp. Llam0 genome contains a region encoding:
- a CDS encoding NAD(P)/FAD-dependent oxidoreductase gives MNRQRILVVGAGHVGLYAALRLSRKMRRGEVEVIVVDPQPHMTYQPFLPEAAAGNISPRHSVVPLRRELRRCHVIAGAVTRIEHARKVAEVQPIVGPPREISYDHVIVAPGSVSRTLPIPGLREHGIGFKTIGEAIYLRNHVLERLDVAAATADEQVRRTALTFVFVGGGYAGIEALAEMEDMARDALRYYPELKPADMRWVLVEATQRVLPEVDRDMGAYTVQQLVKRGMDIRLDTRLESCVDGLVRLSDGDSFPADTIVWTAGVKPSPMLDATDLPRDERRRISCRPTLQVVDGDRTVDGAWSAGDCAAVPDLTGPPGAYCSPSAQHAVRQARTMADNILAVVRGQQPVEYRHKHAGSVASLGLHKGVAQVYGIKMTGLPAWFMHRTYHMSRIPSLNRKVRVIVDWTLALVLKREVVALGQLHDPREEFLGATPKLDQPGAAPARVS, from the coding sequence GTGAACAGGCAACGGATCCTTGTCGTCGGTGCCGGGCATGTCGGTCTCTACGCCGCCCTGCGCCTGTCCCGCAAGATGCGCCGGGGCGAGGTCGAGGTGATCGTGGTCGACCCGCAGCCGCACATGACCTACCAGCCATTCCTGCCGGAGGCGGCGGCCGGCAACATCTCACCCCGGCACTCCGTCGTGCCGCTGCGCCGGGAGCTGCGCCGCTGCCACGTGATCGCCGGAGCGGTGACCCGGATCGAGCACGCCCGCAAGGTCGCCGAGGTGCAACCCATCGTCGGGCCGCCCCGGGAGATCAGCTACGACCATGTGATCGTCGCCCCCGGTTCGGTGTCGCGCACCCTGCCGATCCCCGGCCTGCGGGAGCACGGTATCGGGTTCAAGACCATCGGTGAGGCGATCTACCTGCGCAACCACGTCCTGGAACGGCTCGACGTGGCGGCTGCCACCGCCGACGAACAGGTCCGTCGGACCGCGTTGACGTTCGTCTTCGTCGGCGGCGGTTACGCCGGCATCGAGGCGCTGGCCGAGATGGAGGACATGGCCCGGGATGCGCTGCGCTACTACCCCGAGCTGAAGCCGGCGGACATGCGCTGGGTGCTGGTCGAGGCGACCCAGCGGGTGCTGCCCGAGGTCGACCGGGACATGGGCGCCTACACGGTGCAGCAGCTGGTCAAGCGGGGGATGGACATCCGGTTGGACACCCGGCTGGAGTCCTGCGTCGACGGGCTGGTGCGGCTCTCCGACGGCGACAGCTTCCCGGCCGACACGATCGTCTGGACGGCCGGGGTGAAGCCGTCGCCGATGCTCGACGCCACCGATCTGCCCCGCGACGAGCGGCGGCGGATCAGCTGCCGGCCGACCCTGCAGGTCGTCGACGGCGACCGGACGGTCGACGGCGCGTGGAGCGCCGGTGACTGCGCCGCGGTGCCGGACCTGACCGGCCCGCCCGGGGCGTACTGTTCGCCGAGCGCCCAGCACGCGGTGCGCCAGGCCCGGACGATGGCCGACAACATCCTGGCGGTGGTCCGTGGGCAGCAGCCGGTCGAGTACCGGCACAAGCACGCCGGCAGTGTGGCCAGCCTCGGCCTGCACAAGGGCGTCGCCCAGGTGTACGGGATCAAGATGACCGGGCTGCCGGCCTGGTTCATGCACCGTACGTACCACATGAGCCGGATCCCGTCGCTGAACCGTAAGGTGCGGGTGATCGTCGACTGGACGCTCGCGCTGGTGCTCAAGCGTGAGGTGGTGGCGCTCGGGCAGCTGCACGACCCGCGTGAGGAGTTCCTCGGGGCGACCCCGAAACTCGACCAGCCGGGTGCCGCGCCGGCCCGGGTCAGCTGA